A stretch of Microbacterium sp. 4R-513 DNA encodes these proteins:
- a CDS encoding SGNH/GDSL hydrolase family protein gives MASVRYVAIGDSFTEGVGDELPDGRVRGWADLVAQGWADALGESVDYSNYAIRGKLVWPIVHEQLEPALALQPTHLSFNGGGNDMLRPRTSIAHVVAAFDHVLNRCDEEGVRLIVLSGANPSAQLPLSRVIQRRGDLLSAAVSARLDERPDVIRALNWPDRELSTAGYWSEDRLHMNARGHHRVAARVLTALGMEPPAAWWSLPALPEAAPLAGSAYYRTHVGPWVRRRLTRTSSGDGREPKYGAWTPIEPSAV, from the coding sequence ATGGCATCGGTTCGATATGTCGCGATCGGCGACTCCTTCACCGAAGGCGTGGGCGACGAGCTGCCCGACGGGCGTGTACGCGGGTGGGCGGATCTCGTCGCGCAGGGCTGGGCCGACGCTCTGGGGGAGAGCGTCGACTACTCGAACTACGCGATCCGCGGGAAGCTCGTGTGGCCTATCGTCCACGAGCAGCTGGAGCCCGCGCTCGCCCTGCAGCCGACGCACCTGTCGTTCAACGGCGGCGGCAACGACATGCTGCGCCCGCGCACCTCGATCGCGCACGTCGTGGCGGCCTTCGACCACGTGCTGAACCGCTGCGACGAGGAAGGGGTGCGGCTGATCGTCCTCTCCGGCGCCAACCCCTCCGCCCAGCTGCCGCTCAGCCGCGTTATCCAGCGTCGCGGCGATCTGCTGTCGGCGGCCGTCTCGGCGAGGCTCGATGAGCGCCCCGACGTCATCCGCGCGCTCAACTGGCCCGACCGTGAGCTCTCCACAGCCGGCTACTGGTCCGAGGACCGGCTCCACATGAACGCCCGTGGGCATCACCGCGTGGCGGCGCGGGTGCTGACGGCCCTCGGCATGGAGCCGCCTGCCGCGTGGTGGTCGCTCCCCGCCCTGCCCGAGGCTGCACCGCTCGCCGGCAGCGCGTACTACCGGACTCACGTCGGCCCCTGGGTGCGGCGGCGGCTCACGCGCACATCGTCGGGCGACGGCCGCGAGCCGAAGTACGGCGCATGGACGCCGATCGAGCCTTCAGCCGTCTGA
- a CDS encoding DUF2087 domain-containing protein: MSERWRGVVAALLNPELRAALAEVMTDASLTPSRRERALARLGELGLVRDLDGHAVFDDTALRGILADGAPAKPQGPHRYLDRNGRIDQYPVREADRRELLAWVADRAVAPGEVLTEKEFNERLGGFTTDVALLRRHLVDHELVQRTRSGSAYMRPSDG; the protein is encoded by the coding sequence GTGAGCGAGCGCTGGCGCGGCGTCGTGGCGGCGCTCCTCAATCCCGAACTTCGGGCCGCCCTGGCGGAGGTGATGACGGATGCCTCGCTCACGCCGTCCCGGCGGGAACGCGCCCTCGCACGCCTGGGCGAGCTCGGACTCGTGCGCGACCTCGACGGGCATGCCGTGTTCGACGACACCGCGCTGCGCGGCATCCTCGCCGACGGCGCTCCCGCCAAGCCCCAGGGTCCGCACCGCTACCTCGACCGGAACGGCCGCATCGATCAGTACCCCGTCCGGGAGGCCGACCGCCGGGAGCTCCTCGCCTGGGTGGCCGATCGCGCCGTCGCGCCGGGCGAGGTGCTGACCGAGAAGGAGTTCAACGAGCGGCTGGGCGGTTTCACCACCGACGTCGCCCTGTTGCGCCGGCACCTCGTCGATCACGAGCTCGTCCAGCGCACGCGGTCGGGATCCGCGTACATGCGGCCGTCAGACGGCTGA
- a CDS encoding dihydrofolate reductase family protein, translating into MTRVVYNTATTLDGYLADPDDSLEWLFAVPGSAEAESSFPAFLEGIGALVMGSTTYEWVYNHERLDEHPEKWAYGDRLSLVLTTRDLPLVEGANIRLHSGSVREAWEQLVSAADGRDVWVVGGGDVVGQFADAGLLDEIRVSIAPVTLGAGKPLLPRRLESDRLVLESARQSGQFAELVYSVRSSS; encoded by the coding sequence ATGACACGCGTCGTCTACAACACCGCCACAACCCTCGACGGATACCTCGCCGACCCTGACGACTCGCTCGAGTGGCTCTTCGCCGTCCCCGGCTCGGCGGAGGCCGAGAGCTCCTTCCCCGCCTTCCTCGAGGGCATCGGAGCGCTGGTGATGGGATCGACCACCTACGAGTGGGTCTACAACCACGAGAGGCTCGACGAGCACCCCGAGAAGTGGGCCTACGGCGACCGTCTCTCGCTGGTGCTGACGACGCGCGACCTGCCTCTCGTCGAAGGCGCGAACATCCGGCTCCACTCGGGCTCCGTCCGCGAAGCCTGGGAGCAGCTCGTCTCGGCCGCGGACGGCAGGGACGTGTGGGTCGTGGGCGGCGGGGACGTCGTCGGCCAGTTCGCCGACGCAGGCCTCCTCGATGAGATCCGCGTCTCGATCGCCCCCGTCACGCTCGGCGCCGGCAAGCCGCTGCTGCCGCGGCGCCTCGAATCCGACCGCCTCGTGCTCGAGTCCGCCCGCCAGAGCGGGCAGTTCGCCGAGCTCGTGTACTCCGTGCGGAGTTCCTCGTGA
- a CDS encoding metalloregulator ArsR/SmtB family transcription factor, which translates to MSSDSERDGLSRTFAALADPTRREILERLAQGEATVGELAEPFDMTFAAVSKHLRVLEGAGLVTRGREAQYRPARLDARPLAAASHWISDYARFWGDSLDSLDSYLHALQQLSSTDNTHDKENPHG; encoded by the coding sequence ATGAGCAGTGACAGCGAACGGGACGGCCTGAGCCGGACATTCGCCGCGCTCGCCGATCCGACCCGCCGCGAGATCCTCGAGCGCCTGGCGCAGGGGGAGGCGACGGTGGGCGAGCTCGCCGAGCCCTTCGACATGACCTTCGCGGCCGTCTCGAAGCACCTGCGGGTGCTCGAGGGAGCGGGGCTCGTGACGCGGGGGAGGGAGGCGCAGTACCGGCCCGCGCGACTCGACGCTCGGCCCCTCGCCGCCGCCTCGCACTGGATCTCGGACTACGCCAGATTCTGGGGCGACTCTCTCGACTCCCTGGACTCGTACCTTCACGCCCTGCAGCAGCTCTCATCCACCGACAACACCCACGACAAGGAGAATCCCCATGGCTGA
- a CDS encoding SRPBCC domain-containing protein, with protein MAEYFTITRELTAPRELVFDAITKPEHFAVWFGTAAVEVPRDSLTMEVRPGGAFRAVMLLPDGNRIDWAGEYVEVDPPAHLAMTLTDRPDEYAGLPVLFDLEEVDGGTRLTISQDRADFSDEQVAATIAGYNAFIDDIENELSRMQKA; from the coding sequence ATGGCTGAGTACTTCACGATCACGCGCGAGCTCACCGCACCGCGCGAGCTCGTCTTCGACGCGATCACCAAGCCCGAGCACTTCGCCGTCTGGTTCGGCACCGCGGCCGTCGAGGTCCCGCGCGACTCGCTGACGATGGAGGTCCGCCCGGGCGGCGCCTTCCGTGCGGTCATGCTCCTCCCCGACGGCAACCGCATCGACTGGGCGGGAGAGTACGTCGAGGTCGACCCGCCGGCGCACCTCGCGATGACCCTCACCGACCGGCCCGACGAGTATGCGGGCCTCCCTGTCCTCTTCGATCTGGAGGAGGTCGACGGCGGCACGCGTCTGACGATCAGCCAGGATCGCGCGGACTTCTCGGACGAGCAGGTCGCCGCGACGATCGCCGGCTACAACGCCTTCATCGACGACATCGAGAACGAGCTCTCCCGCATGCAGAAGGCGTGA
- a CDS encoding DUF6458 family protein, producing MSIGAGIVLFVIGAILTFALNVQLDWVNLDLVGYILMAAGVVVVLIGIILLMRRRRSDVVTRTAVDPVAGEQVTRRTASHPDDAAGL from the coding sequence ATGAGCATCGGTGCTGGAATCGTCCTCTTCGTGATCGGCGCGATCCTCACGTTCGCCCTCAACGTCCAGCTGGATTGGGTGAACCTCGACCTCGTCGGCTACATCCTCATGGCAGCCGGCGTCGTGGTCGTCCTGATCGGGATCATCCTTCTGATGCGTCGCCGCCGCTCCGACGTCGTCACGCGCACCGCGGTCGACCCGGTCGCGGGCGAGCAGGTGACGCGCCGCACGGCGTCGCACCCCGACGACGCCGCGGGCCTCTGA
- a CDS encoding PfkB family carbohydrate kinase yields the protein MLTVIGDLLADVVVLGASSFETGTDNPAVITHTRGGSAANVAAAAAGSGRVRFIGRVGADAEGDALTHALALSGVDVRVQRGGRTGSIVILVDDAGERTMLTDRGAAAELEPVEPEWLEGSHWLHLPLYGFAAPVSRQAVLAACRWAHESSVRVSLDLSSVSAMRELGPVILAAILGDAAPAVVFANADEARLLGELGLRHPVGSVLVVKRGPDPVVVVGDGGTAEIPVEAVPDVVDTTGAGDAFAAGYLVAALGGAMPRECAKAGAASARGALRRPGAI from the coding sequence ATGCTCACCGTCATCGGGGACCTCCTCGCGGACGTCGTCGTGCTGGGTGCGTCGTCGTTCGAGACGGGCACGGACAACCCTGCGGTCATCACGCACACCCGAGGCGGGAGCGCCGCGAACGTCGCCGCGGCGGCGGCCGGCTCGGGTCGCGTCCGATTCATCGGACGAGTGGGAGCGGATGCCGAGGGCGATGCGCTGACGCATGCACTCGCACTGAGCGGGGTCGACGTGCGCGTCCAGCGCGGCGGCCGGACGGGCTCGATCGTGATCCTCGTCGACGACGCCGGTGAGCGGACCATGCTCACGGATCGCGGCGCCGCGGCCGAGTTGGAGCCGGTCGAGCCCGAGTGGCTCGAGGGGTCGCACTGGCTGCACCTTCCGCTCTACGGCTTCGCGGCTCCCGTCTCGCGGCAAGCCGTCCTCGCCGCATGCCGGTGGGCGCATGAGTCTTCGGTGCGGGTCAGCCTCGACCTCTCGAGCGTCTCGGCGATGCGTGAGCTCGGCCCGGTCATCCTGGCGGCCATCCTCGGGGATGCCGCGCCCGCTGTCGTGTTCGCGAATGCGGACGAAGCGCGGCTCCTCGGCGAGCTGGGGCTGCGGCATCCGGTCGGCTCTGTCCTGGTCGTCAAGCGGGGACCCGACCCTGTGGTGGTCGTCGGAGACGGCGGCACGGCGGAGATACCGGTCGAAGCGGTGCCCGACGTGGTGGACACGACGGGCGCGGGCGACGCCTTCGCCGCCGGCTACCTCGTCGCCGCGCTCGGCGGCGCGATGCCCCGAGAATGCGCGAAGGCCGGCGCAGCCTCCGCACGCGGAGCGCTGCGCCGGCCAGGCGCGATCTAG
- a CDS encoding pseudouridine-5'-phosphate glycosidase: protein MTSRPERGLHIGDEVSDALERGIPVLALESTIFTHGLPRPRNLVVALEAEERVRAAGVVPATIGVIGGRATVGLSPAEIQRLSTDDGAVKLSLRDLPVASAKGLSGGTTVAATAFLASRAGIRVFSTGGLGGVHREAQQTFDESADLPTLAALPLVVVSAGVKSILDIPLTLERLETLNLTVVGYRTTDYPAFYIADSGFDVEYAAESADEIADIAAARDALGIVSTLLVANPVDADRQLPAEVHDDVLARALAEATERGVTGHDTTPFLLDFMQRETGGRSLDVNVEVYRGNVALGAEIATALAARA from the coding sequence GTGACCTCTCGCCCGGAGCGAGGGCTCCATATCGGCGACGAAGTCTCCGATGCTTTGGAACGCGGCATCCCGGTCCTGGCGCTCGAGTCGACGATCTTCACGCACGGCCTTCCACGCCCGCGCAACCTCGTCGTCGCGCTCGAGGCTGAGGAGAGAGTCCGCGCGGCGGGAGTGGTCCCTGCCACGATCGGCGTGATCGGAGGGCGCGCGACAGTGGGCCTCTCCCCCGCCGAGATCCAGCGGCTCTCGACGGACGACGGCGCCGTCAAGCTCAGCCTCCGCGATCTCCCCGTCGCCTCCGCCAAAGGGCTGAGCGGCGGCACGACCGTCGCCGCGACCGCCTTCCTCGCCAGCAGAGCCGGCATTCGCGTCTTCTCGACGGGCGGTCTGGGCGGCGTGCATCGCGAGGCGCAGCAGACCTTCGACGAGTCGGCCGACCTGCCGACCCTCGCGGCGCTCCCCCTCGTCGTGGTCAGCGCCGGCGTCAAGTCGATCCTCGACATCCCGCTCACGCTCGAACGACTCGAGACTCTGAACCTGACGGTGGTCGGTTACCGCACGACGGACTATCCGGCGTTCTACATCGCGGACTCCGGCTTCGATGTCGAGTACGCCGCCGAGTCGGCCGACGAGATCGCCGACATCGCCGCAGCGCGGGACGCGCTCGGCATCGTGTCGACGCTCCTCGTCGCGAACCCGGTCGATGCCGATCGGCAGCTCCCCGCCGAGGTGCACGACGACGTCCTCGCCCGCGCGCTCGCCGAAGCGACGGAGCGAGGTGTGACCGGGCACGACACGACGCCGTTCCTCCTCGACTTCATGCAGCGCGAGACGGGCGGGCGGAGCCTCGACGTCAATGTCGAGGTGTACCGGGGGAACGTCGCGCTCGGCGCCGAGATCGCGACGGCGCTCGCCGCGCGGGCCTGA
- a CDS encoding nitroreductase family deazaflavin-dependent oxidoreductase produces the protein MPLQGEYLPSTSQWARRQAEAYEASGGAEKADMRGKPVIVLTTVGAKSGGLRKTALMRVEHEGKYAVVASMGGAPQHPAWYWNLRKNPHVELQDGPDKSDYLARELDGEEYAAWWERAVEAWPDYANYQTRTDRRIPVFLLERAGDGAA, from the coding sequence ATGCCGTTGCAAGGTGAGTATCTGCCCAGCACGTCGCAGTGGGCGCGCCGCCAGGCCGAGGCGTATGAGGCGAGCGGCGGGGCCGAAAAGGCAGACATGCGGGGCAAGCCCGTCATCGTCCTGACGACCGTCGGTGCGAAGTCCGGCGGCCTGCGTAAGACCGCTCTCATGCGCGTCGAGCACGAAGGCAAGTACGCCGTCGTGGCTTCCATGGGCGGCGCTCCGCAGCATCCCGCGTGGTACTGGAATCTGCGGAAGAACCCGCACGTCGAGCTCCAGGACGGTCCGGACAAGAGCGACTACCTCGCGCGGGAGCTCGACGGCGAGGAGTACGCCGCCTGGTGGGAGCGCGCCGTCGAGGCGTGGCCGGACTACGCGAACTACCAGACGCGGACCGACCGGCGGATCCCCGTCTTCCTGCTCGAGCGCGCCGGCGACGGAGCCGCGTGA
- a CDS encoding VanZ family protein, whose product MPLPRRDRTRARLRVLFGVYVVLLIWIVLWKLNLPWIGVHRLVKLVPFVPTGAEGPSEPLEIAINFLLFVPFGIYLALLAPSWRWWRATLVVAGTSLLLEAAQFAFGVGSSDTSDLIVNTMGGLAGMGLVAAIVRRQRPELARAVIARGLSIGTVLAVAAAAVFVAAPLHYGRPPGDGPRQAPGQSMETGVGTEAGR is encoded by the coding sequence ATGCCTCTCCCCCGCCGAGACCGGACGAGAGCCCGTCTGCGGGTGCTCTTCGGCGTCTACGTCGTGCTCCTGATCTGGATCGTGCTGTGGAAGCTCAATCTCCCGTGGATCGGCGTGCATCGTCTGGTGAAGCTCGTGCCGTTCGTTCCGACCGGTGCGGAAGGGCCCAGTGAACCGCTCGAGATCGCGATCAACTTCCTCCTCTTCGTCCCGTTCGGCATCTACCTCGCGCTTCTCGCGCCGAGCTGGCGGTGGTGGCGCGCCACGCTGGTCGTCGCCGGCACGAGCCTCCTCCTCGAGGCGGCGCAGTTCGCCTTCGGCGTCGGGAGCTCCGACACGTCGGATCTCATCGTCAACACGATGGGTGGCCTGGCCGGGATGGGGCTCGTCGCGGCGATCGTGCGGCGCCAGCGTCCTGAGCTGGCGCGAGCGGTCATCGCGCGCGGGCTCTCGATCGGGACGGTGCTCGCAGTAGCCGCGGCGGCGGTCTTCGTCGCGGCTCCCCTTCACTACGGGCGGCCGCCCGGCGATGGCCCCCGTCAGGCGCCGGGGCAGTCGATGGAGACGGGAGTGGGCACGGAAGCCGGCAGATGA
- a CDS encoding AraC family transcriptional regulator, with amino-acid sequence MIAILNRVVDLVEERLTDEIDVGGLATSLGTTEYHVRRMFSSLAGMPLSEYIRRRRMTVAAAEVIGADDLLDIAVRYGYGSTEAFGRAFRAVHGVRPGDLRRDGGPLRSQPQLRFRLTVEGNIIMDTRITDRPAFRLVGHAVRVPLIHDGVNPHIQAHVAALPEAEHARLKALSSTEPSGLLQVTADVDPDYTEGTELTYLHGVAMRDDSPVPEGLDAIDVPAGVWAVFRSAGAYPAALQSTWAATASEWFPSNPWRLRPGPSIVAILDRSPDFRTATTELWVPVEPESTR; translated from the coding sequence GTGATCGCGATTCTCAATCGAGTCGTCGATCTCGTCGAGGAGCGTCTCACGGACGAGATCGACGTCGGGGGCCTGGCGACGAGCCTGGGCACGACGGAGTACCACGTCCGCCGGATGTTCTCGTCGCTCGCCGGGATGCCGCTGTCGGAGTACATCCGTCGCCGTCGCATGACGGTCGCCGCAGCGGAAGTGATCGGTGCGGACGACCTGCTGGACATCGCGGTGCGCTACGGATACGGCTCGACCGAGGCATTCGGACGAGCGTTCCGCGCTGTCCACGGCGTCCGTCCCGGCGACCTCCGCCGAGACGGCGGTCCCCTTCGCTCGCAGCCGCAGCTCAGGTTCCGCCTGACCGTAGAAGGGAACATCATCATGGACACGCGAATCACGGACCGACCCGCGTTCCGGCTCGTCGGCCACGCCGTTCGGGTCCCCCTCATCCATGACGGCGTCAATCCGCACATCCAGGCGCACGTCGCCGCGCTCCCCGAGGCGGAGCACGCTCGACTGAAGGCCCTCAGCAGCACCGAGCCGTCGGGCCTGCTGCAGGTGACCGCCGACGTCGATCCGGACTACACCGAAGGAACCGAGCTCACCTACCTCCACGGCGTCGCGATGCGGGACGACTCCCCCGTGCCCGAGGGTCTGGATGCGATCGATGTTCCTGCCGGCGTCTGGGCCGTGTTCCGCAGTGCGGGCGCATACCCCGCGGCGCTTCAGTCGACCTGGGCGGCGACGGCGAGCGAGTGGTTCCCGTCGAATCCATGGCGACTCCGGCCCGGCCCGTCGATCGTGGCGATCCTGGACCGCTCCCCCGACTTCCGCACTGCGACGACCGAGCTGTGGGTGCCCGTGGAGCCCGAGTCCACGAGGTGA
- a CDS encoding patatin-like phospholipase family protein, which translates to MKHSLLHDAEPRSGAQSEHPSGKALVLGGGGSAGNAWLIGVVAGLYDGGLDVTTADLIVGTSAGSTAAAQITGASPERLLADVLDAPAVTPGGGRPARPTLTRTHLERMNAVIADSRDAADMRRRMGAELEADAASSATGSDRWRTIVAARLPQQEWPRQRVLITAVDARTGEPVVFDRDSGVELADAVAASCAGGFAYAIGDRRYIDGGYRTNAENADLASGYEKVLVLSPFGGRTRLPLEWRLDLVTQIDELRAQGSHVEAIYPDADALAAFGDDVMDPASRPPAARAGHAHGASLAESLSAFWD; encoded by the coding sequence ATGAAGCACTCTCTTCTCCACGACGCGGAGCCCCGGTCCGGCGCGCAGTCGGAGCATCCATCCGGCAAGGCCCTCGTGCTCGGCGGCGGGGGATCGGCGGGCAATGCCTGGCTGATCGGCGTCGTCGCCGGCCTGTACGACGGCGGGCTCGACGTCACGACCGCCGACCTCATCGTCGGCACCTCCGCCGGGTCGACCGCCGCCGCCCAGATCACCGGAGCGAGCCCCGAACGGCTCCTCGCGGACGTCCTCGATGCGCCGGCGGTCACACCGGGCGGCGGTCGCCCCGCCCGGCCGACACTCACACGCACCCACCTCGAACGCATGAACGCGGTGATCGCCGACTCACGGGACGCTGCCGACATGCGCCGCAGGATGGGCGCCGAATTGGAGGCGGATGCCGCGTCCTCGGCCACCGGAAGCGACAGGTGGCGCACGATCGTCGCCGCACGGCTTCCGCAGCAGGAATGGCCGCGGCAGCGTGTGCTCATCACAGCTGTCGATGCCCGTACCGGCGAACCCGTGGTGTTCGACCGCGACAGCGGCGTGGAGCTCGCCGACGCCGTCGCCGCGAGCTGCGCCGGCGGCTTCGCGTACGCGATCGGCGACCGGCGGTACATCGACGGCGGCTATCGCACGAATGCCGAGAACGCCGATCTGGCGAGCGGCTACGAGAAGGTTCTCGTGCTGTCGCCGTTCGGCGGGCGCACGAGACTGCCCCTGGAGTGGCGTCTCGATCTCGTGACGCAGATCGACGAGCTGCGCGCTCAGGGCAGCCACGTCGAGGCGATCTACCCGGACGCCGACGCGCTGGCGGCGTTCGGCGACGACGTCATGGATCCCGCGAGCCGACCGCCGGCCGCACGAGCCGGGCACGCGCACGGCGCCTCGCTCGCCGAATCACTGAGCGCCTTCTGGGACTGA
- a CDS encoding SRPBCC family protein, which translates to MPHRPRHICTGTLTVALPPERAFPLFTARGETLWVPGWSPEFVSDVDDDTQPGTVWRTRTHEHETTWIVVESRPPTAATYARVTPGHSATTVRVRLEATVTGSLVHVDYDLTSLDPSADALLEQFVAEYDDMLAEWQRLISDALPRLDER; encoded by the coding sequence GTGCCGCACCGCCCTCGCCACATCTGCACCGGAACGCTGACCGTGGCGCTTCCGCCCGAGCGGGCCTTTCCGCTGTTCACCGCGCGCGGTGAGACGCTCTGGGTACCGGGCTGGTCGCCCGAGTTCGTCTCAGACGTCGACGACGACACGCAGCCCGGCACGGTGTGGCGCACGCGAACGCACGAGCACGAGACGACCTGGATCGTCGTGGAGTCGCGGCCGCCCACAGCGGCGACCTACGCGCGCGTGACGCCCGGTCACAGCGCGACGACGGTCCGCGTGCGCCTCGAGGCGACCGTTACCGGATCGCTCGTCCACGTCGACTACGACCTCACGTCGCTCGACCCGTCCGCCGACGCGCTGCTCGAGCAGTTCGTCGCCGAGTACGACGACATGCTCGCCGAGTGGCAGCGCCTCATCTCCGACGCCCTGCCCAGGCTCGACGAGCGGTAG
- a CDS encoding DUF6510 family protein, producing MSRNVQHLDGNALAGVLAELMSTDASSLTITCAHCGAHGDMAEVSVERDAVASIVRCLSCDHTLLVILRDAGGGIRLRFEGTAEIASA from the coding sequence ATGAGTCGGAACGTGCAGCACCTGGACGGGAACGCCCTCGCGGGAGTGCTGGCCGAATTGATGAGCACGGATGCCTCATCCCTGACGATCACGTGCGCTCACTGCGGCGCGCACGGCGACATGGCAGAGGTGTCCGTGGAGCGCGATGCCGTGGCATCCATCGTCCGCTGCCTCTCGTGCGACCACACGCTGCTCGTGATCCTTCGGGACGCGGGCGGAGGCATCCGTCTGCGCTTCGAAGGCACCGCGGAGATCGCGTCGGCCTGA
- a CDS encoding ferredoxin reductase, whose product MTGAGRVSWREATVLSVVEANAHARILTLSVPGWEGSVPGQHIDVRLTAEDGYQAVRSYSLGLAGEGGTVEIGVDEVPDGEVSPYLVRDVAPGDALEVLGPLGGYFVWREEDPSPVQLIAGGSGIVPLRAMVRSRLAAASDQPFRLLVSVRTPEDAIYRDELESVPGDRGVEVAWAYTREAPASWSGHVGRLDAETLDAAVWPVADDPVIYVCGPTGFVEFVAHELVARGHSPRRIKTERFGGL is encoded by the coding sequence GTGACGGGCGCCGGACGAGTTTCGTGGCGGGAGGCCACGGTGCTTTCGGTGGTCGAGGCGAACGCGCACGCCCGCATCCTGACGCTCTCGGTGCCGGGCTGGGAGGGCAGCGTGCCCGGGCAGCACATCGACGTCCGCCTCACGGCGGAGGACGGCTATCAGGCTGTGCGGTCCTATTCGCTCGGCCTGGCGGGGGAGGGGGGCACGGTCGAGATCGGGGTCGACGAGGTGCCCGACGGCGAAGTCTCGCCGTACCTCGTGCGAGACGTCGCGCCGGGGGACGCGCTCGAAGTGCTCGGACCCCTCGGCGGCTACTTCGTCTGGCGCGAGGAGGATCCCTCGCCTGTGCAGCTGATCGCCGGGGGCTCGGGGATCGTGCCCCTGCGGGCGATGGTGCGATCGCGGCTCGCCGCCGCCAGCGACCAGCCGTTCCGCCTCCTGGTCTCGGTGCGAACCCCGGAAGACGCGATATATCGTGATGAGCTCGAATCCGTGCCGGGGGACAGGGGAGTGGAGGTGGCGTGGGCGTACACCCGCGAGGCGCCGGCTTCCTGGTCCGGTCACGTCGGACGCCTCGACGCCGAGACGCTGGACGCCGCGGTGTGGCCCGTCGCCGACGACCCGGTGATCTACGTGTGCGGCCCGACGGGATTCGTCGAGTTCGTCGCACACGAGCTCGTGGCGCGCGGACACTCGCCGCGCCGCATCAAGACCGAGCGCTTCGGGGGCCTCTGA
- a CDS encoding sulfite oxidase-like oxidoreductase, whose product MAVFSRGFGARRRESDPRLPPGQYLTEDFPVLSAGPTPDVDLADWRFTIRTEKGMQTTWTWDQFMALPIETIDTDIHCVTRWSKLGTQWRGVSLDTLFENVDTDVEFAMAHSYGGYTTNVPLDDLLDGKAWVAFEFDGEPLDPEHGGPARLLVPHLYFWKSAKWLRALVLQDRDDPGFWEQNGYHIHGDPWTEERYW is encoded by the coding sequence ATGGCTGTTTTCTCCCGCGGGTTCGGCGCGCGACGCCGGGAGTCCGACCCGAGGCTGCCTCCGGGGCAGTACCTGACGGAGGACTTTCCGGTGCTGTCAGCGGGCCCGACGCCGGACGTCGACCTCGCGGATTGGCGTTTCACGATCCGCACCGAGAAGGGCATGCAGACGACCTGGACGTGGGACCAGTTCATGGCTCTGCCGATCGAGACGATCGACACCGACATCCATTGCGTCACGCGCTGGTCCAAGCTCGGCACGCAGTGGCGCGGGGTCTCGCTCGACACCCTCTTCGAGAACGTCGACACGGACGTCGAGTTCGCCATGGCGCATTCGTACGGGGGCTACACGACGAACGTCCCGCTCGACGACCTGCTCGACGGCAAGGCGTGGGTAGCGTTCGAGTTCGACGGCGAGCCCCTCGATCCCGAGCACGGCGGACCGGCGCGCCTGCTCGTGCCGCATCTCTACTTCTGGAAGAGCGCGAAGTGGCTGCGCGCGCTCGTGCTGCAGGACCGCGACGACCCGGGGTTCTGGGAGCAGAACGGCTACCATATCCACGGTGACCCGTGGACCGAGGAGCGCTACTGGTGA